A genomic region of Phragmites australis chromosome 2, lpPhrAust1.1, whole genome shotgun sequence contains the following coding sequences:
- the LOC133903759 gene encoding ubiquitin C-terminal hydrolase 13-like, producing MADISNIASSLLPFGQGETVEGELVAGITEEVVVFVRHISTWPETWLDFPFSLASATPMHIQYFREPFFFLSRDGEALSDIKVRIQRRLQVPDVQFLKYLQDSDIVLSRFQKKIYGGWEHHLGLELTATAPKRSCLASQILP from the exons ATGGCGGATATATCCAACATCGCGTCGTCGCTCCTGCCATTCGGGCAGGGGGAAACAGTCGAGGGGGAGCTGGTGGCCGGGATTaccgaggaggtggtggtgtttGTGAGGCACATCTCCACGTGGCCCGAGACGTGGCTCGATTTTCCCTTTTCGTTAGCAAGCGCTACGCCGATG CACATTCAATATTTTAGAGAACCTTTTTTCTTCCTAAGTCGTGATGGTGAGGCTTTGTCGGATATCAAAGTACGGATTCAGAGAAGGCTTCAAGTTCCCGATGTGCAGTTTCTAAAG TACCTCCAAGATTCAGATATTGTGTTGAGCCGATTCCAG AAAAAAATTTATGGAGGATGGGAACATCACCTTGGATTGGAGCTTACAGCCACTGCCCCAAAAAGATCCTGCTTGGCCAGTCAGATATTACCCTGA
- the LOC133903434 gene encoding protein REPRESSOR OF VERNALIZATION 1 isoform X2, whose translation MGRRRRFAQLDDDDDSATETPKAKPSGGGGGGASSSGPNPKKQQQQRRRVSAAADEEEEEEEEEDVELEEEEDDEKDLEAMRRDEEEERREEETQTRRRRGRPKRRAPESDEEEEEEEKAEPEEEEEPREEENTEPVPIGNPVKVTGKGKKQKKHYASFEYEGNTFELEDPVLLTPEDRSQKPYVAIIKDITESEESLNITGQWFYRPEEADRKGGGSWVARDTRELFYSFHIDDVPAESVMHKCVVHFIPLRKQIPSRKQHPGFIVQKVYDAVEKKLWNLTDKDYEDNKQQEIDLLVKKTMDRIGELPDLEPSEDTPADNTDHLTNKRSLRKKLVNPIDVKREPPVGKSDLFAKAETPGSDKLNYYAILVRYKAVTGDQYRDKWLDKLLDSIPLASKESAGASHADPDIAAKSSTNGSSSKDVGSADNEKSYALDVVVPIMVALERSAYEALGSDFGKYNQKLRQLLFNIKNSSKLRRRLMDKELDPPVLLTMSPDELKAGLTSAEKTSEPEESRQLQMTDTRCARCNEKKVGISDIIHAGHGDRYQGNKWQCLCCS comes from the exons ATGGGGAGGCGGCGCCGCTTCGCGCagctcgacgacgacgacgatagCGCCACCGAGACGCCCAAGGCCAAGCCctccggcggtggcggcggcggcgcttcgTCCTCGGGCCCTAAccccaagaagcagcagcagcagcgccgccgcgtctccgccgccgcggacgaggaggaggaggaggaggaggaggaggacgtggagctcgaggaggaggaggacgacgagaagGACCTGGAGGCGATGCGGAGGGACGAGGAAGAggagcggcgggaggaggagacgcagacccgccgccgccggggcagGCCGAAGCGACGCGCCCCGGagagcgatgaggaggaggaggaagaagaaaaggcggagccggaggaggaggaggaaccccGTGAGGAGGAGAACACGGAGCCGGTGCCCATCGGGAACCCTGTGAAGGTCACCGGCAAGGGGAAGAAGCAGAAGAAGCACTATGCCTCCTTCGAGTACGAGGGCAACACGTTCGAGCTC GAGGACCCCGTGCTGCTCACGCCTGAGGACCGCAGTCAGAAGCCCTATGTCGCCATCATCAAG GATATAACAGAATCTGAGGAGAGCTTAAATATAACTGGTCAATGGTTTTATAGACCAGAAGAGGCTGATAGAAAGGGTGGTGGAAGCTGGGTAGCACGTGACACACGGGAGCTATTTTACAGTTTCCATATTGATGATGTGCCTGCAGAGTCAGTTATGCACAAGTGTGTGGTCCATTTCATTCCTCTGCGCAAGCAGATCCCCAGTCGAAAGCAACACCCTGGATTTATTGTCCAGAAGGTTTATGATGCAGTTGAGAAGAAACTGTGGAACCTAACAGACAAGGACTATGAGGATAACAAGCAACAAGAAATTGATCTCCTTGTCAAAAAAACAATGGACCGTATTGGTGAGCTTCCTGACCTTGAACCTTCTGAAGATACGCCCGCTGACAACACTGATCACTTGACAAATAAACGAAGCCTACGGAAGAAACTGGTAAACCCTATAGATGTCAAAAGAGAACCTCCAGTTGGCAAATCTGACCTGTTTGCAAAAGCAGAGACACCTGGAAGTGATAAGCTAAATTATTATGCCATCCTTGTCAGATATAAAGCAGTTACTGGTGATCAGTATCGTGATAAGTGGCTTGATAAATTGTTAGATAGTATTCCACTAGCATCAAAGGAGAGTGCTGGGGCATCTCATGCTGATCCTGATATTGCCGCCAAAAGTTCAACTAATGGTTCATCTTCAAAGGATGTTGGTTCTGCT GACAATGAAAAATCATATGCACTTGATGTTGTTGTTCCAATAATGGTTGCCTTAGAAAGATCTGCATATGAAGCTCTTGGCAGTGACTTTGGGAAGTATAACCAGAAACTGAGACAATTATTGTTCAACATCAAG AATAGCTCTAAACTACGCAGGCGACTGATGGACAAAGAGCTTGATCCTCCAGTTCTTTTAACAATGTCCCCTGATGAACTAAAG GCTGGGTTGACTTCAGCAGAGAAAACATCTGAACCAGAAGAATCAAGGCAGTTGCAG ATGACCGATACACGATGTGCAAGATGCAATGAAAAGAAGGTTGGCATATCTGATATTATCCATGCAGGTCATGGAGATCGCTATCAG GGAAACAAATGGCAGTGTTTATGTTGTAGTTGA